Proteins from one Deinococcus actinosclerus genomic window:
- the pyrF gene encoding orotidine-5'-phosphate decarboxylase: protein MTFAQAVTDRTRALQTRLCVGLDPRLDAYRDAAHLREHTLDVLEAVAPYAACVKPQLAFYEALGLGGLRVLEEVCAAARTLGLPVLLDAKRGDIGSTAQAYAQGWLTGRHAGAALTVNPFLGFETLTPFVDTARANGGAVFVLVKTSNPGQADLQGGGISERVADEITRLNAQEDAEYASVGAVVGATHPGDLAAFRARMPRALLLLPGLGAQGATAAQLAPAFDPGGTGALASASRGVQYASGLDIRASVDAARDFRNELNSVLS, encoded by the coding sequence ATGACGTTTGCGCAGGCCGTGACCGACCGCACCCGAGCCCTCCAGACCCGCCTGTGCGTGGGCCTGGACCCCCGCCTGGACGCCTACCGGGACGCGGCGCATCTGCGCGAGCACACCCTGGACGTGCTGGAGGCCGTGGCTCCCTACGCCGCGTGCGTGAAACCGCAGCTGGCCTTCTACGAGGCGCTGGGCCTGGGCGGCCTGCGCGTCCTGGAGGAGGTCTGCGCGGCGGCCCGCACGCTGGGCCTGCCGGTCCTGCTGGATGCCAAGCGCGGTGACATCGGCAGCACCGCGCAGGCGTACGCGCAGGGCTGGCTCACCGGGCGGCACGCGGGCGCGGCCCTCACCGTGAACCCGTTCCTGGGGTTCGAGACCCTCACGCCGTTCGTGGATACGGCCCGCGCGAACGGCGGCGCGGTGTTCGTGCTCGTGAAGACCAGCAACCCCGGGCAGGCCGACCTGCAAGGGGGCGGGATCAGCGAGCGCGTGGCGGACGAGATCACGCGCCTGAACGCCCAGGAAGACGCGGAGTACGCCAGCGTCGGCGCGGTCGTGGGGGCCACGCACCCCGGCGATCTGGCCGCCTTCCGCGCCCGGATGCCGCGCGCGCTGCTGCTCCTGCCGGGCCTGGGCGCGCAGGGCGCGACCGCCGCGCAACTCGCCCCGGCCTTCGATCCGGGCGGCACCGGCGCGCTCGCCAGCGCCAGCCGGGGCGTGCAGTACGCCAGCGGGCTCGACATTCGCGCCAGCGTGGACGCCGCGCGGGACTTCCGCAACGAACTGAACAGCGTGCTCAGTTGA
- a CDS encoding cysteine desulfurase-like protein, protein MTTAAVLTQADLRAQFPQLQSGRAYLDNAAGGLIPTRAIQAVTEHLTRYGATNAMPGHRPGAEILALKYRAREATALFMNAHPEDVALAQSATALTFRLAAAFARLWGEGDEVILSGLEHESNASPWRELERRGVTVKVWHARQPDMTLHPDDLAALLSPRTRLVAVTAASNALGVTPDIPAITAQVRAAGAWSIVDAVHAAPHAFPDVQAWGADFVTFSPYKVWAPHLGAMWLRPELRATLPWPKLEFVSQGDITGIEHGTPQFELLAGWLGTLDYLRELGGHAELTRAALEAASQRIHELEAPVMARLVGGLLAHDLVTVYGPQGTQGRVGTVAFRVAGESPEQTALRLTAAGVDVAAGHFYAVQPLKDLGLYPQGVVRASIAHYTTLDDIERMLAALG, encoded by the coding sequence ATGACCACTGCTGCCGTCCTGACGCAGGCTGACCTGCGTGCCCAGTTTCCGCAACTCCAGTCGGGCCGCGCGTACCTCGACAATGCCGCCGGGGGCCTGATTCCCACCCGCGCCATCCAGGCGGTCACGGAGCACCTGACGCGCTACGGCGCCACGAACGCCATGCCGGGGCACCGGCCCGGGGCGGAGATCCTGGCCCTGAAGTACCGGGCGCGCGAGGCGACCGCGCTGTTCATGAACGCGCATCCCGAAGACGTGGCGCTGGCCCAGAGCGCCACGGCCCTGACCTTCCGGCTCGCGGCGGCGTTCGCCCGCCTGTGGGGTGAGGGGGACGAGGTGATCCTGAGCGGGCTGGAGCACGAGAGCAACGCCAGCCCCTGGCGGGAACTGGAGCGGCGGGGCGTGACCGTGAAGGTCTGGCACGCCCGCCAGCCGGACATGACGCTGCACCCCGACGATCTGGCGGCGCTGCTGTCCCCCCGGACGCGGCTGGTGGCGGTCACGGCGGCCAGCAACGCGCTGGGCGTGACGCCCGACATTCCCGCCATCACGGCGCAGGTGCGCGCGGCGGGCGCGTGGAGCATCGTGGACGCCGTACACGCCGCGCCGCACGCGTTCCCGGACGTGCAGGCCTGGGGCGCGGACTTCGTGACGTTCAGCCCGTACAAGGTCTGGGCGCCGCACCTGGGGGCCATGTGGCTGCGTCCGGAGCTGCGCGCCACGCTGCCCTGGCCGAAACTGGAGTTCGTGTCGCAGGGCGACATCACGGGCATCGAGCACGGCACGCCGCAGTTCGAGCTACTCGCCGGGTGGCTGGGCACCCTGGACTACCTGCGTGAGCTGGGCGGACACGCGGAACTGACCCGCGCGGCGCTGGAGGCCGCCTCCCAGCGCATTCACGAACTTGAGGCGCCGGTCATGGCCCGGCTGGTGGGGGGCCTGCTCGCGCACGACCTCGTGACCGTGTACGGCCCGCAGGGCACCCAGGGTCGCGTGGGCACCGTCGCGTTCCGCGTGGCCGGGGAGAGTCCCGAGCAGACCGCGCTGCGCCTCACCGCCGCCGGGGTGGACGTGGCCGCCGGGCACTTCTACGCCGTGCAGCCCCTCAAGGACCTGGGCCTGTACCCGCAGGGCGTCGTGCGGGCCAGCATCGCGCACTACACGACGCTGGACGACATCGAACGGATGCTCGCGGCGCTCGGGTAA
- a CDS encoding transglycosylase domain-containing protein: protein MTRQFKKSVLGWWNRWPRTPFVRRPEPWTLRRALRAAGAGVGLLTLGMLGLGMAGALSTGALGRVWNLRSELLPIEVQDRRGAPLGVIDHCREGNAVNAVPCRESLSVPLTGVSEAFLLAYVAKEDVRFFSHPGVDLGRLPRAMLSGAGGSTITMQLLKNSVLAGHFDYDTDRRGPLLTVTRKATEFVLAPLVTWRYGRREVLAMSVNSLPWIGIGQRKGVYDASRAVFGVEPADLTLAQSAFLVGLLPAPGRYLVQEDTPPETATARFRWMRAQQLVTLNILRSHGLISDGAYAQAAATPVQPRLWRVEYAGSGADLRVVAAARNPEYANEPEPVWAMQELVRRELRRAGVDPKRVGRVVLTIDAQAQAALTQRVQGEGATGPRAAGVAEGAAVVDVRGGGIVALASSTGGSLSSDPGRQWAASALRPVASTVKPLLYSLAFGDGVTQLTAFRDGATGYAGQAIRNNSGEFLNRAVTVREANARSLNTVAVQVGTPREKALRRTLDALGYRADAGNTSSVSLGTYRAAPLDVAAAYASFANGGTRCEPHLLAEVYDRAGRPLSLPRPDCAPLWDEVVAYETFDLLTGAVTSNAGHVKFLRPTVWQRLSGKGMPLGAKSGTTDDVNDTWCAAVTPQYAMAVWIGDPDGRQSVPVNLYRDQAACREVGLLRDLPHERTSVPVPPGITTVGGVAVPLPGLNPRNPAPPAP from the coding sequence GTGACGCGGCAGTTTAAAAAGTCGGTGCTGGGCTGGTGGAACCGCTGGCCGCGCACGCCGTTCGTGCGGCGGCCCGAGCCGTGGACGTTGCGGCGGGCGCTGCGGGCGGCGGGCGCGGGTGTGGGTCTGCTGACGCTGGGCATGCTGGGGCTGGGCATGGCGGGCGCGCTGAGTACCGGGGCGCTGGGGCGGGTGTGGAACCTGCGCTCGGAACTGCTGCCCATCGAGGTGCAGGACCGGCGGGGCGCGCCGCTGGGGGTGATCGATCACTGCCGCGAGGGGAACGCGGTGAACGCGGTGCCGTGCCGGGAGTCGCTGAGCGTGCCGCTGACGGGCGTCAGTGAGGCGTTCCTGCTGGCGTACGTGGCGAAGGAGGACGTGCGCTTCTTCTCGCATCCTGGGGTGGATCTGGGACGCCTGCCGCGCGCCATGCTCAGTGGCGCGGGTGGCAGCACGATCACCATGCAGCTGCTGAAGAACAGCGTGCTGGCCGGCCATTTCGATTACGACACGGACCGCCGTGGACCGCTGCTGACGGTGACGCGCAAGGCCACGGAGTTCGTGCTGGCGCCGCTGGTGACGTGGCGCTACGGTCGGCGTGAGGTGCTGGCCATGAGCGTGAACAGCCTTCCGTGGATCGGGATCGGGCAGCGTAAGGGCGTGTACGACGCGTCCAGAGCGGTGTTCGGGGTGGAACCGGCGGACCTGACCCTGGCGCAGAGTGCGTTCCTGGTGGGGCTGCTGCCCGCGCCGGGGCGATATCTGGTGCAGGAGGACACGCCGCCGGAGACGGCCACGGCGCGCTTCCGCTGGATGCGCGCGCAGCAGCTGGTGACGCTGAACATCCTGCGCTCGCACGGGCTGATCTCGGACGGGGCGTACGCGCAGGCGGCCGCCACGCCGGTGCAGCCGAGGTTGTGGCGGGTGGAGTACGCGGGGTCGGGTGCGGACCTGCGGGTGGTGGCGGCGGCCCGCAATCCGGAGTACGCGAACGAACCGGAACCTGTGTGGGCCATGCAGGAGCTCGTGCGACGCGAGCTGCGGCGGGCGGGCGTGGATCCCAAGCGGGTGGGGCGCGTGGTGCTGACCATTGACGCGCAGGCGCAGGCTGCCCTGACGCAGCGGGTGCAGGGCGAGGGCGCGACCGGCCCGCGCGCCGCCGGGGTGGCCGAGGGCGCGGCGGTCGTGGACGTGCGCGGCGGCGGGATCGTGGCGCTGGCGAGCAGCACGGGCGGGAGCCTCAGCAGTGATCCGGGGCGGCAGTGGGCGGCGTCGGCGCTGCGGCCGGTGGCGAGTACCGTGAAGCCTCTGCTGTACTCCCTGGCGTTCGGGGACGGCGTGACGCAGCTGACGGCCTTCCGCGACGGCGCGACGGGGTACGCCGGGCAGGCCATCCGGAACAACTCGGGTGAGTTCCTGAACCGCGCGGTGACGGTGCGCGAGGCGAACGCCCGCAGTCTGAACACCGTGGCGGTGCAGGTGGGTACGCCCCGCGAGAAGGCGCTGCGGCGCACGCTGGACGCGCTGGGGTACCGCGCGGACGCGGGGAACACGTCGAGCGTGTCGCTGGGCACGTACCGCGCCGCGCCGCTGGACGTGGCCGCTGCGTACGCGTCGTTCGCGAACGGCGGGACGCGCTGCGAGCCGCACCTGCTGGCCGAGGTGTACGACCGCGCCGGGCGGCCCCTGTCCCTGCCGCGCCCGGACTGCGCGCCGCTGTGGGACGAGGTGGTCGCCTACGAGACCTTCGACCTGCTGACCGGCGCGGTGACGTCGAACGCGGGGCACGTGAAGTTCCTGCGCCCCACCGTCTGGCAGCGGCTGTCCGGCAAGGGCATGCCGCTGGGCGCGAAGTCCGGCACGACCGACGACGTGAACGACACGTGGTGCGCCGCCGTGACGCCGCAGTACGCGATGGCCGTGTGGATCGGCGACCCGGACGGGCGGCAGAGCGTACCCGTGAACCTCTACCGCGATCAGGCGGCCTGCCGTGAGGTTGGGCTGCTGCGCGACCTGCCGCACGAACGCACGAGCGTCCCGGTGCCGCCGGGCATCACGACCGTGGGTGGGGTGGCGGTGCCGCTGCCGGGCCTGAACCCCCGCAACCCCGCGCCGCCCGCACCCTGA
- a CDS encoding VWA domain-containing protein, with translation MIVPALLSTLLPAPMSASTLLGLSTPPLHLTVAVDMTGSSKNPAFKYADQARLLSQSVLLNQLRSGDTLTLLRICDGVQTVADFKFQSKNGARLGKADILRYTAALTKPCTGKGSAITAGVQQAVKRGAQTKGVGDVTVLFTDGALLDDPKRASLGAAVKGFLGAKDTRLLFVAGLSPEAGAGGVSVRDSFVKALGGSSADKRVLLAGAYDLSNVYPTFAAQVKAARR, from the coding sequence ATGATTGTTCCCGCCCTCCTGTCCACGCTGCTGCCCGCGCCGATGAGCGCCTCGACCCTGCTGGGGCTGTCCACGCCGCCGCTGCACCTGACGGTCGCGGTGGACATGACCGGCAGCAGCAAGAACCCGGCGTTCAAGTACGCGGATCAGGCGCGGCTGCTCTCGCAGAGCGTCCTGCTAAACCAGCTGCGCTCCGGAGACACCTTGACGCTGCTGCGCATCTGCGACGGCGTGCAGACCGTCGCGGACTTCAAATTTCAGTCGAAGAACGGCGCGCGGCTGGGCAAGGCCGACATCCTGCGCTACACGGCGGCCCTCACGAAGCCCTGCACCGGGAAGGGCAGCGCCATCACGGCGGGCGTGCAGCAGGCCGTGAAGCGGGGCGCGCAGACGAAAGGTGTGGGGGACGTGACGGTGCTGTTCACGGACGGCGCGCTGCTGGACGACCCGAAGCGCGCGTCGCTGGGCGCGGCGGTGAAGGGCTTCCTGGGCGCGAAGGACACCCGGCTGCTGTTCGTCGCGGGCCTGAGCCCCGAGGCGGGCGCGGGGGGCGTGTCCGTCCGGGACTCGTTCGTGAAGGCGCTGGGCGGCAGTTCCGCCGACAAGCGGGTGCTGCTGGCGGGCGCGTACGACCTGTCGAACGTGTACCCGACGTTCGCGGCGCAGGTGAAGGCGGCCAGGCGATGA